The following coding sequences are from one Streptomyces sp. NBC_01485 window:
- a CDS encoding amino acid adenylation domain-containing protein, with product MTQHPPTADELLRAVTDTFDLAQPPGEDDSLISWGLDSITLMKIAGGWRRQGVRIGFAELANEPTLRAWRTLLATRTAAPAEPAPAVPVTVTAVPDEPFPLAVMQHAYWIGRGEDTTLGSVAAHLYVEFDGADVDADRLDTAVRALVARHGMLRARFTDDGRQEILPALGRPATTVHDLRDLDEKAVTARLEELRHACSHARLDVAHGEVFSVRLSLLPAGRSRLHVDVDMLAADALSYRVLLADLATLYEDPGAALPPIRTSYPEYLAERADVRRLSREQAREWWGRRVPGLPSAPDLPLVPEAERADPARVTRRHHWLPPREKHRLTARAHQHGLTPAMAVATAFAEVLAAWSGQPRFLLNVPMFDRRGSHPDVDLLVGDFTSSVLLDVDLHGPAPFAEHARRLQDRMHTDAAHADHSGVEVLRDLSRDRGEQVLAPVVFTSALNLGELFDAGVRGAFGEPVWIISQGPQVLLDAQVTEIDGGMLVNWDVREDAFPAGLVDAMFAAFHGLVTRLGTEDTVWERPVPALLPAAQTRVRAAANATDGPRAHRLLHEAFFARAAERPDAPALLWGSEGTLSYGELADRALRCAAALVGHGTRPGDTVAVSLPKGPDQITAVLGVLAAGAAYVPVGVDQPPARRARIQATAGFRTVLTDGRPTEEPDGLTALPVAEALRREPLPEPVRGAGGVGEAEDEQAAYVLFTSGSTGEPKGVEVPHRAAVNTVDDLNDRYGVGGSDRCLALSALEFDLSVYDVFGFLGAGGAVVLVDDDDRREAREWVDLVRAHGVTLINCVPPLLDMLLLAAGPGELAGLRTVLLGGDLVGTDLPGRLAERAPGCRFTGLGGTTETAIHSTVCEVTDGQVPAHWRSVPYGTPLRNVRCRVVDAQGRDCPDWVPGELWIGGDGVALGYRGDPVRTAEKFNEADGVRWYRTGDLARYWPDGALEFLGRRDHQVKIRGFRIELGEVEAALAGHPAVRRAVAGLSRGQGVQLAAAVAAVDVTEDELRVWARSVLPPHMVPARIAVAQELPLTSNGKLDRRAVGELWEAGGAVAGGHRAPGSALETVVARTWADVLGVERLGLDDGFFALGGDSVLATVIVARLREVLDTSEVSVRSLFAGLTAGGMAKRLSAEEHTPGRLEQVAALHLEIEAMSAEEIDAELGEA from the coding sequence GTGACGCAACACCCCCCGACCGCAGACGAGTTGCTCCGTGCGGTCACCGACACGTTCGACCTCGCGCAGCCGCCGGGCGAGGACGACAGCCTCATCTCCTGGGGCCTGGACTCGATCACCCTGATGAAGATCGCCGGCGGCTGGCGGCGGCAGGGCGTCAGGATCGGTTTCGCCGAACTGGCCAATGAACCGACCCTGCGGGCCTGGCGCACCCTGCTGGCCACCCGCACGGCCGCCCCTGCCGAGCCCGCACCGGCGGTGCCGGTCACCGTGACCGCCGTCCCGGACGAGCCCTTCCCGCTCGCCGTGATGCAGCACGCCTACTGGATCGGCCGCGGCGAGGACACCACGCTCGGCTCCGTCGCCGCGCACCTCTACGTCGAGTTCGACGGCGCCGACGTCGACGCGGACCGGCTCGACACGGCCGTACGCGCCCTCGTGGCCCGCCACGGCATGCTCCGCGCCCGCTTCACCGACGACGGCCGCCAGGAGATCCTCCCCGCCCTCGGCCGCCCCGCCACGACCGTCCACGACCTGCGCGACCTGGACGAGAAGGCGGTGACCGCCAGGCTGGAGGAGCTGCGGCACGCCTGCTCGCACGCCCGGCTGGACGTCGCGCACGGCGAGGTGTTCTCCGTACGGCTGTCGCTCCTGCCCGCAGGACGGAGCAGGCTGCACGTCGACGTCGACATGCTCGCCGCCGACGCACTCAGCTACCGGGTCCTCCTCGCCGACCTCGCCACACTGTACGAGGACCCCGGGGCGGCCCTGCCGCCGATCCGCACCAGCTACCCGGAGTACCTCGCCGAACGCGCCGACGTACGACGGCTGAGCAGGGAGCAGGCGCGGGAATGGTGGGGCCGACGGGTGCCCGGACTGCCCAGCGCCCCGGACCTGCCGCTGGTGCCCGAGGCGGAACGCGCCGACCCGGCCCGGGTGACGCGCCGTCACCACTGGCTGCCACCACGGGAGAAGCACCGGCTGACGGCCCGCGCCCACCAGCACGGGCTGACGCCCGCCATGGCGGTGGCGACCGCGTTCGCGGAGGTGCTCGCCGCCTGGAGCGGACAGCCGCGCTTCCTGCTCAACGTGCCGATGTTCGACCGGCGCGGCTCGCACCCCGACGTCGACCTGCTCGTCGGCGACTTCACCAGCTCGGTCCTGCTCGACGTCGACCTGCACGGCCCGGCGCCCTTCGCCGAACACGCCCGGCGTCTCCAGGACCGGATGCACACCGACGCGGCCCACGCCGACCACTCCGGGGTCGAAGTCCTGCGCGACCTCTCCCGCGACCGGGGCGAACAGGTCCTGGCGCCCGTCGTGTTCACCAGCGCGCTCAACCTGGGCGAACTGTTCGACGCGGGGGTGCGCGGGGCGTTCGGGGAACCGGTGTGGATCATCTCGCAGGGGCCGCAGGTGCTCCTCGACGCCCAGGTCACCGAGATCGACGGGGGGATGCTGGTCAACTGGGACGTACGCGAGGACGCCTTCCCCGCCGGGCTGGTCGACGCGATGTTCGCCGCCTTCCACGGCCTCGTCACCCGCCTCGGCACCGAGGACACCGTATGGGAGCGGCCGGTACCCGCCCTGCTGCCCGCCGCCCAGACCCGGGTACGCGCAGCCGCCAACGCCACCGACGGCCCGCGCGCTCACCGTCTCCTGCACGAGGCCTTCTTCGCCCGCGCGGCCGAGCGGCCCGACGCCCCCGCACTGCTGTGGGGCAGCGAAGGCACCCTGTCCTACGGCGAGTTGGCGGACCGGGCGCTGCGATGCGCGGCGGCCCTGGTCGGGCACGGCACCCGCCCCGGGGACACCGTCGCCGTGAGCCTCCCCAAGGGGCCCGACCAGATCACCGCCGTCCTCGGCGTGCTGGCCGCGGGCGCCGCCTACGTCCCCGTCGGCGTCGACCAGCCGCCTGCCCGCCGCGCCCGCATCCAGGCCACGGCCGGATTCCGGACCGTCCTCACCGACGGCCGCCCGACCGAGGAACCGGACGGCCTGACCGCCCTGCCCGTCGCCGAGGCACTGCGCCGGGAGCCCCTGCCCGAACCCGTCCGGGGCGCGGGGGGCGTGGGGGAAGCGGAGGACGAGCAGGCCGCCTACGTGCTGTTCACCTCCGGGTCCACCGGAGAGCCCAAAGGCGTCGAGGTCCCGCACCGGGCCGCCGTGAACACCGTCGACGACCTCAACGACCGGTACGGCGTGGGAGGTTCGGACCGCTGCCTGGCCCTGTCCGCCCTGGAGTTCGACCTCTCCGTCTACGACGTCTTCGGGTTCCTCGGCGCCGGCGGCGCGGTCGTCCTGGTGGACGACGACGACCGTCGCGAGGCCCGGGAGTGGGTCGATCTGGTGCGCGCGCACGGCGTGACCCTGATCAACTGCGTGCCCCCGCTGCTCGACATGCTGCTGCTCGCCGCCGGCCCCGGTGAACTCGCCGGACTGCGGACGGTGTTGCTGGGCGGCGACCTGGTCGGCACCGACCTGCCCGGCCGCCTCGCCGAGCGCGCCCCCGGCTGCCGGTTCACCGGGCTCGGCGGCACCACGGAGACCGCCATCCACTCCACCGTCTGCGAGGTGACGGACGGTCAGGTACCCGCGCACTGGCGGTCGGTCCCCTACGGCACCCCGCTGCGCAACGTGCGCTGCCGGGTCGTCGACGCACAGGGGCGGGACTGCCCCGACTGGGTGCCGGGCGAACTGTGGATCGGCGGGGACGGGGTGGCGCTCGGCTACCGGGGCGATCCGGTGCGCACGGCCGAGAAGTTCAACGAGGCGGACGGCGTGCGCTGGTACCGCACCGGCGACCTCGCCCGCTACTGGCCGGACGGGGCCCTGGAGTTCCTCGGCCGGCGCGACCACCAGGTGAAGATACGGGGCTTCCGCATCGAGCTGGGCGAGGTGGAGGCGGCCCTCGCCGGACACCCCGCCGTACGGCGTGCCGTCGCCGGACTGAGCCGGGGGCAGGGCGTCCAACTGGCCGCCGCCGTGGCCGCCGTGGACGTCACCGAGGACGAACTGCGGGTGTGGGCACGGTCGGTGCTGCCGCCGCACATGGTCCCGGCGCGGATCGCGGTCGCCCAGGAGCTGCCGCTGACCTCCAACGGCAAGCTCGACCGGCGTGCCGTAGGGGAGTTGTGGGAGGCCGGGGGAGCTGTCGCGGGCGGGCACCGGGCGCCCGGCAGCGCGCTGGAGACGGTGGTGGCGCGGACCTGGGCGGACGTCCTCGGCGTCGAACGGCTCGGGCTCGACGACGGGTTCTTCGCGCTCGGCGGCGACTCGGTGCTCGCCACCGTGATCGTGGCCCGGCTGCGTGAGGTGCTGGACACCTCCGAGGTGTCCGTCCGCTCTCTGTTCGCCGGCCTCACGGCGGGCGGCATGGCCAAACGGCTGTCCGCCGAGGAGCACACGCCGGGCCGACTCGAACAGGTCGCCGCCCTGCACCTGGAGATAGAGGCCATGTCGGCGGAGGAGATCGACGCGGAGTTGGGAGAGGCGTAG